One Echeneis naucrates chromosome 16, fEcheNa1.1, whole genome shotgun sequence genomic window, AAGTACAAATTACCTCTTCCTTGGCTCGTTTTAGACCTTCTTCTAGTTTCCCTACAGTGAGGTGGAAGGCTCGACTATCTTTGCCATCAgccttcaaataaataaaaaaaagaaagaaaaagaaaatggatgatATTTACATTCAGATTAGCCGGCCGATAGCACACTACATTGTTAGAGCACATGATACACTTTACACCGAATGCTTAAGTCTGTCAAAGTCTGATGAGTTATGTtgtaaaactaaaagaaaatattgcCAAGATACAACTACTAAAAGTAaatcaggtgtttttttttccctacctCACAGTCTAAAGGAACATGGAAGAGTTTAACATCACTGTACAAATGTAGATCCTCAGTGATAGCACCATAGAAAGGAGTAGGAATAAGAATGGCATCtacaacaagagaaaaacaaagatccCATTTTAAAAACTACTCACAATTCTAGTTAATGGCTCTTTGCACATaaatgtgcaaacacaaaccacatgCATTCATCTAAAGTATATACTGCTGATCCTTAATGACCATTATAAACCACTATTTAGACTATTACTGGTCATCTACATTGTTCATCTAGATGCAAAAACACTGATTAGTAGAATTCTCTATTGTAATACTGTCAGAAATATTTGCACCAAAGCAGGGTTTAGTATCATCATGATCATTGTTGATGGTAAATAGATTAGCATCAGCTCCTTTTCAACTCGACTGTTATCATTAAATTAAGACACTcattgagtaaaaaaaatatactacCTAGTTTAAAATTATGCCTCTCACGCACGAAAAAtaattaagatgaaaaataagTATTTCATGTAGCTGCCTGAACAATTTTATGCTTGATGTGTTAATCATTTTTAATACAATGGGAGGCAGGGGGCCAAATCTCCTTTCATAACTGTacatacatttgttttcatataaaatgGATATGGATGTGCTGAACGTGCATGTCACGTTTTGCGAACTCACCTTTAGGGTCACAAATTACTGCAGCAATACACGAAAAGAGGGAAGTACAGCCATTCATCACCACAacctgaacaaacacaaaagacctCATTAAATTGCTGACAGAGCCCTGATAAATATGATACAAACACATGCCCCTACTAAAGCAGCCATTCATTACGACTGTAAATTATGTCCTCAAAATGCTATTAGTCCAAGTGGTAgaattttgcatatttttaatCATTAGTATCTTAATAAAATTAACTCAGTCCACTGCTCTCATTTTTGAGAATCAATGGCTATATCCCAGAAACCAGAAAACTTCTAGCTGCAGTGCAACCATGCTATCAATTGAAACACAGAGCTGCCTTTTAAGAAATCTATATTGTCCAAttacaaaagcacaaaaactaaaatgtgtaatttatatTTGTCTCGTATTGGAAAATGTGCCACAATTTAAGCAAAGTAAAAGTTTTGCAGTCAGGTTTTGTGTTATTGAATGGAAAATAGTAACAAGTGCTGTCCAATTTGGGGTTACAAATGCAGCCAGCCGTCcttcatgaataaataagtatataTGCGATAATGGTACTGCAGTAATAGTATCCaaaaggtgaattttttttaaagggttttTACATCGACATGTATGTTTCCTACTGtcataaaacactttaaaaccTCTGACAAATAGTGGAGGAAAGTAAAATAATCCAGTCATACAAAATGTGCATATTTAGAAGAGCTTGAAGTTCTGAACTGTACATTTATGTACGAGTAATATATGCTGCACCATTTTCTACTTATAATGGCTCTCCACAAACTCGACTAGGCTAGACTAAACTGTAGCAGTTGACTTACAAACAGTGTTCATGTTATTCATCTTATATTCAAACTGTAAATGCATGAAGCTTTACTCACATTGTCTGGTTTCAGTGGGTTTGGAGAACAGCAATAGTGACTCAGGAACTCTGCAACTACCTCTCGAAGGCTGAAAGGTAGGAGGATAGAAAGGTTGTAATGATCTCAAAGTCTTATTTATATAATGTTTTGCTGTAAGCCACACAACAAATTTGATTCCTTCTACccaaataattatattttttttcttcttacaatGCGTGTCCCCTGGAGTCTGAATACTGCAACAAGGATGGGTCGATATGAAGCATGTCCGGATGGGTCAGCTGTAGCAGAAACACAAATTAGATTCATTTGTGAGTGTGGGCAGAGTCGTTAGTAATAACTTACATCACATTTaggaaaattacaaaaatcCATTACTGCTAATCTCACCCGTTTATAAAGAAGATCATAGCATAGTTTGTTCTCACTGGTGCCCATGTTGATGATACCCTGTTAATGCGAAATAGAAGATGAGTTTTTAATATATCGGGGAATCTAAGGGGTTTAACGACGTTGCAGAGACTTACATCGGGGTTGTTTGTGTCATGGTATTTGTTCACGACATACTGGGCAAAGCCTTCCTGGAGGATGCCTCGATGCTGTCGCAGGCTGTTGCCACGATTGGACAGGTACACACTCCGGCCGGGAGCTTGTGCACACATCAGCGTTGCTAACACACTCTGAGACATTTTGCAGGCCTCGTCGGATGTGGGCGGTGTTGACATGGCTGTTGTCTCCTGAGTGGAAACAGTCTGTGCCGTGGGAGCTTCTGAGGGCGGCTGAGATAATGATGACGAGACGGAGGCCGACAGATGAGCTGGGGATGGGGCGCAGGGGTCGGCCGGAGCCGGCGGAGCGGTGGTGGGGGCGGCCCGGCCGACAGCAGCCAGAGCCCCCGTCAGCATGCTGAACAGGCGGAGCTCATGCCGGCGCTCCTGCTCCGCCCGCCTCTCCTCCCGCTCCCCCCTGCGCTCCTCGGTCTGAAACTCTCTCTCCAGCCGGGCCTCCTCCAGGGACAGGAGCCGCTCCTCCGCCGACTGCTGCCAGTTCAGGAAGCAGGCCAGGGCTTCATCTAAACCCCCGCGACTGCCACATCTACCGCTCCCGTGGCTCCAGGCTTTTCCGCCCCTGCGGCGTTTCCTCTGCCTGACAGCGGCCGGAGGAGGAGGCCCGTCCTTGCTGGTTGGCTCAGGTGTATCCAGCGGTACGGGACCACACACCGGCTGAGTAGCAGCTGTTGATGCAGCAATATTCAGGTCACTAAAACCTGGacatatgggggggggggggagacattttacttttaccTTTTGGTTTTGGTTCCACCACCCacgtaaaacaaacaaacaaaataaaatgaagaagtcTAACTTTCTGTCGTCAGTGTCTCAGTCTCCAACGCCATCCTGTTTTATAAGCTCCTGTTAAGCCAGCGATTGTCAAACTTTTTAGGTTATTGTAGCAGTCCCCAAC contains:
- the accs gene encoding 1-aminocyclopropane-1-carboxylate synthase-like protein 1 isoform X2, coding for MALETETLTTESFSDLNIAASTAATQPVCGPVPLDTPEPTSKDGPPPPAAVRQRKRRRGGKAWSHGSGRCGSRGGLDEALACFLNWQQSAEERLLSLEEARLEREFQTEERRGEREERRAEQERRHELRLFSMLTGALAAVGRAAPTTAPPAPADPCAPSPAHLSASVSSSLSQPPSEAPTAQTVSTQETTAMSTPPTSDEACKMSQSVLATLMCAQAPGRSVYLSNRGNSLRQHRGILQEGFAQYVVNKYHDTNNPDGIINMGTSENKLCYDLLYKRLTHPDMLHIDPSLLQYSDSRGHAFLREVVAEFLSHYCCSPNPLKPDNVVVMNGCTSLFSCIAAVICDPKDAILIPTPFYGAITEDLHLYSDVKLFHVPLDCEADGKDSRAFHLTVGKLEEGLKRAKEEGLTVRALILMNPHNPLAEIYTPEEMFAFLEFCKRNELHVIVDEVYMLTVFDKSVSFHSVLSVDSLPDPQRTHVMWGLSKDFALSGIRVGTLYTENKDLLEALAQLGSFHSVPGSTQHQVAQLLQDREWIDEQFLPENRRRLKAAHSYLAQELQSMGISYLDRPACLYVWADLRKYLRESSFEEELALWRSFLRHKVVLSCGQAFFCSTPGWFRFVFADQQHHLQLGLKRIRETLKEIEAKGASSDSHSETSEETKKSVKEDSAESDNAVIVNSASSPQSKSSDQLKEKDSPVPDTASLITEEFVLLDCQASRPTESLDSLIGTLRHQIHSSDWLEKNTPELSAGEDPEILDVFKALLQRARK